A stretch of Gemmobacter fulvus DNA encodes these proteins:
- a CDS encoding 5-guanidino-2-oxopentanoate decarboxylase, whose product MHTGTETSTGVYLTRLLRSYGVDTVFGIPGVHTIELYRGLAGSGIRHVTPRHEQGAGFMADGYARASGKVGVCFIISGPGMTNITTAMGQAYADSVPMLVISTVNAHGRMGSGEGWLHELPDQRGLIAGVSAFSRTVNRPEELAPALAQAFAVFDGARPRPVHLELPIDVMLAPAPNLTLPERPLRLSRPGPAPDLVAQAAALLSAAQAPVILAGGGAVRATAVQALAEALDAPVVMTTNARGLLPPDHPLGVNLTASMPAPRAMIATADVVLALGTELGPTDYDMYEDGGFAINGTLIRADIDPCQILRGVMPDLGMVGDAGLTAAALLAAIAPRLPGSGAARAAAAQAGRAALPEAMQGDLHLLNMVRDTLPDALIVGDSTQLVYAGNVAFAAATPGSYFNSATGYGTLGYGLPAAIGARLSGDRPVVALSGDGGVQFVLAELASAAEAQVPLILMLHDNKGYGEIKSYMLAQNVPPLGVDLLTPDLAAIATACGWQVARLTALADLPGLLRQGASGTGPMMVIFGEALRAEAVAASRG is encoded by the coding sequence ATGCACACAGGCACCGAGACAAGCACCGGGGTCTATCTGACCCGGTTGCTGCGCAGCTATGGCGTCGACACGGTTTTTGGTATTCCGGGCGTGCATACGATCGAGCTCTATCGCGGCCTTGCGGGCAGTGGCATCCGCCATGTGACGCCACGCCACGAACAGGGCGCAGGTTTCATGGCTGATGGCTATGCGCGGGCCTCGGGCAAGGTGGGGGTCTGTTTCATCATCTCCGGCCCCGGCATGACCAATATCACCACCGCGATGGGGCAGGCCTATGCGGATTCGGTGCCGATGCTGGTGATTTCCACCGTCAACGCCCATGGCCGCATGGGATCGGGTGAAGGCTGGCTGCACGAATTGCCGGACCAGCGCGGGCTGATTGCCGGGGTGTCTGCCTTCAGCCGCACGGTGAACCGGCCCGAGGAACTGGCCCCGGCCCTGGCGCAGGCCTTTGCGGTGTTTGATGGCGCGCGCCCGCGCCCGGTGCATCTGGAACTGCCGATTGACGTGATGCTGGCCCCGGCCCCCAACCTTACGCTGCCCGAGCGCCCGCTGCGCCTGTCGCGGCCCGGGCCTGCGCCGGATCTGGTGGCCCAGGCTGCGGCACTGCTGTCGGCGGCGCAGGCCCCGGTGATCCTTGCGGGTGGAGGTGCGGTGCGGGCAACCGCCGTGCAGGCACTGGCCGAGGCGCTGGATGCGCCGGTGGTGATGACCACCAACGCCCGTGGCCTGTTGCCGCCCGACCATCCGCTCGGCGTCAACCTGACCGCCTCGATGCCCGCGCCGCGCGCAATGATCGCGACGGCGGATGTGGTGCTGGCGCTGGGTACCGAACTGGGCCCGACGGATTACGACATGTATGAGGATGGCGGGTTTGCCATCAATGGCACCCTGATCCGCGCCGATATTGATCCCTGTCAGATCCTGCGCGGCGTGATGCCGGATCTTGGAATGGTGGGCGATGCCGGATTGACGGCGGCGGCGCTGCTGGCGGCGATTGCCCCGCGGCTGCCGGGCAGCGGGGCCGCGCGGGCCGCCGCGGCGCAGGCGGGACGCGCTGCTTTGCCCGAGGCGATGCAGGGCGACCTGCATCTGCTGAACATGGTGCGGGACACCTTGCCGGATGCGCTGATCGTGGGCGATTCCACCCAGCTTGTCTATGCGGGCAACGTGGCCTTTGCCGCCGCCACACCGGGCAGCTATTTCAACTCGGCCACCGGATATGGCACGCTGGGATATGGCCTGCCTGCGGCCATCGGGGCGCGGCTGTCGGGGGACCGGCCGGTGGTGGCGCTGTCGGGGGATGGCGGCGTGCAATTCGTGCTGGCGGAACTGGCAAGTGCCGCCGAGGCGCAGGTGCCGCTGATCCTGATGCTGCATGACAACAAAGGCTATGGCGAGATCAAATCCTATATGCTGGCGCAGAACGTGCCGCCCCTTGGGGTGGATCTGCTGACCCCTGATCTGGCGGCGATTGCCACCGCCTGCGGCTGGCAGGTGGCACGGCTG
- a CDS encoding ABC transporter permease yields MTALRPGLLATTLAALIAVFLMMPLIAVIPVSFTPTRYLAVPEDVWSLRHYQSLIDNPAWAQGVWLSIRIGVVAALVATTLALTFSLGIWMIQPRFAGLLMGLALLPMVAPPVVSALTLYFFLISLSKVNSFVAYDTWAGVALAHAVMIAPFAVVLITVALSQVDRRIDLAARSMGAGLAMRVFRVILPNIRFGILTALFLTFVLSWEEIGVTLFITSVQAVTLPRMMWMGLRDNIDPAIAAISVVLIAIVVAVVLGKTAIQALQARRHEKG; encoded by the coding sequence ATGACGGCGCTGCGCCCCGGCCTGCTGGCCACCACGCTTGCCGCGCTGATTGCGGTGTTCCTGATGATGCCGCTGATCGCGGTGATTCCGGTCAGCTTTACCCCCACGCGCTATCTGGCCGTGCCCGAGGATGTCTGGTCGCTGCGCCACTATCAGTCACTGATCGACAATCCGGCCTGGGCGCAGGGGGTCTGGCTGTCGATCCGCATCGGGGTGGTGGCGGCACTGGTGGCCACGACGCTGGCGCTGACGTTCAGTCTGGGCATCTGGATGATCCAGCCGCGCTTTGCCGGGCTGCTGATGGGGCTGGCCCTGCTGCCGATGGTGGCCCCGCCCGTGGTCTCGGCGCTGACGCTGTATTTCTTTCTGATCTCGCTCAGCAAGGTGAACAGCTTTGTCGCCTATGACACCTGGGCCGGAGTTGCACTGGCCCATGCCGTGATGATCGCGCCGTTTGCGGTGGTGCTGATCACGGTGGCCCTGTCGCAGGTGGATCGCCGCATTGATCTGGCGGCGCGCAGCATGGGGGCAGGGCTGGCGATGCGGGTGTTCCGGGTGATCCTGCCCAATATCCGCTTTGGCATCCTGACCGCGCTGTTCCTGACCTTCGTGCTGTCCTGGGAGGAGATCGGGGTGACGCTGTTCATCACCTCGGTTCAGGCGGTGACGCTGCCGCGCATGATGTGGATGGGGCTGCGCGACAATATCGACCCGGCGATTGCCGCCATTTCGGTGGTGCTGATCGCCATTGTTGTGGCCGTGGTGCTGGGCAAAACCGCGATACAGGCGTTGCAGGCACGCCGACACGAGAAAGGCTGA
- a CDS encoding ABC transporter permease — MTQSSRLILLLGPLMLFLALTYLLPFLGVLRWSVTLPEPGLGQYKAALTDPLVLTVFWRTIRICAMVTLASVAAGYVVTLAWVRGGPALKLAVELCILIPFWISVLTRAFGWLALLSNKGILNGWLQGLGVLSEPLTMVRNEFGVVVGMTHFLIPFAVFPLASAMRNVDERVLMAARGMGASRTRVFWQVFVPMTRAGIMGAGLVVFVFALGFFVTPAILGGGRSVMVAELIYLRIFQSPDWGLGAAISVILMLGVGALLAALLRQTKQGAAR; from the coding sequence ATGACCCAATCTTCCCGCCTGATCCTGCTGCTCGGCCCGCTGATGCTGTTTCTGGCGCTGACCTATCTGCTGCCCTTTCTGGGGGTGCTGCGCTGGAGCGTGACCCTGCCGGAACCGGGCCTGGGCCAATACAAGGCGGCGCTGACCGATCCGCTGGTGCTGACGGTGTTCTGGCGCACCATCCGCATCTGCGCGATGGTCACGCTGGCATCGGTGGCGGCAGGCTATGTCGTTACGCTGGCCTGGGTGCGCGGCGGGCCTGCGCTGAAACTGGCGGTGGAGCTGTGCATCCTGATCCCGTTCTGGATTTCGGTGCTGACCCGTGCCTTTGGCTGGCTGGCGCTGCTGTCGAACAAGGGCATTCTCAACGGCTGGCTGCAAGGGCTGGGCGTGTTGTCAGAGCCGCTGACCATGGTGCGCAACGAATTTGGCGTGGTGGTCGGCATGACCCATTTCCTGATCCCCTTTGCGGTGTTCCCGCTCGCCTCGGCCATGCGCAATGTCGATGAACGTGTGCTGATGGCGGCGCGCGGCATGGGGGCCTCGCGCACGCGGGTGTTCTGGCAGGTGTTCGTGCCGATGACCCGCGCGGGCATCATGGGGGCAGGGCTTGTGGTCTTTGTCTTTGCGCTGGGCTTCTTTGTGACCCCGGCCATTCTGGGGGGCGGACGCAGCGTGATGGTGGCGGAACTGATTTACCTGCGCATTTTCCAAAGCCCGGACTGGGGCCTTGGCGCCGCCATCAGCGTCATTCTGATGCTGGGTGTGGGCGCGCTGTTGGCCGCGTTGCTGCGGCAGACCAAGCAGGGGGCGGCAAGATGA
- a CDS encoding ABC transporter substrate-binding protein has product MNEHFERDCLEILATRAQRGQISRRSFAQLAAVFLGTTALGLRGTVAMAQSGELVFVNWGGDAGTAYDEAYGKAFLADAGITVKQDGSGPTEGAIAAQFESGKPSWDIVDVDPFSAEALGKKGMMEPIDYAVVDRAKMREGFGWDYAASTYFYSYIIAYDATKFGDTPPKSMADFFDVEKFPGKRAMYKWGVGMWEAALLADGVAPADLYPLDLKRAHDKLAAFKDNVVAFWGGGSESQSLLLNGEASMALIWSTRAKLIEEDSGGDVKFIWDQGLIAPGAMGVIKGNPAGAEAAMKFIASAQDPEKQLVMFRMLGQGPANPAADALLPPEEARFNPVDPANFALQIPLDMPWYEENYGPALDEYLKIISA; this is encoded by the coding sequence ATGAATGAACATTTCGAACGCGACTGTCTGGAGATCCTCGCAACGCGGGCGCAGCGCGGTCAGATCAGCCGCCGCAGTTTCGCGCAACTGGCGGCGGTGTTTCTGGGCACGACGGCGCTGGGCCTGCGCGGCACTGTCGCCATGGCGCAAAGTGGCGAGCTGGTGTTCGTCAACTGGGGCGGCGATGCGGGCACTGCTTATGATGAGGCCTATGGCAAGGCCTTCCTGGCTGATGCGGGCATCACCGTGAAACAGGATGGCTCGGGCCCGACCGAAGGCGCGATTGCGGCGCAGTTTGAAAGCGGCAAACCCAGCTGGGACATCGTGGATGTCGATCCCTTCTCGGCCGAGGCGCTGGGCAAGAAGGGCATGATGGAGCCGATTGACTATGCCGTGGTCGATCGTGCCAAGATGCGCGAGGGCTTTGGCTGGGATTACGCCGCCTCGACCTATTTCTATTCCTATATCATCGCCTATGACGCGACGAAGTTTGGCGATACCCCGCCGAAATCCATGGCGGATTTCTTTGATGTCGAAAAATTCCCCGGCAAGCGCGCCATGTACAAATGGGGTGTCGGCATGTGGGAGGCGGCGCTGCTGGCCGATGGCGTGGCGCCTGCCGATCTCTATCCGCTCGATCTCAAGCGCGCGCATGACAAACTCGCCGCGTTCAAGGACAATGTGGTGGCTTTCTGGGGCGGCGGATCGGAAAGCCAGTCGCTGCTGCTGAATGGCGAGGCGTCGATGGCGCTGATCTGGTCCACCCGTGCCAAGCTGATCGAAGAGGATTCGGGCGGCGATGTGAAGTTCATCTGGGATCAGGGCCTGATCGCCCCCGGTGCGATGGGGGTGATCAAGGGCAATCCCGCTGGGGCCGAGGCGGCGATGAAATTCATCGCCTCGGCGCAGGATCCCGAAAAGCAGCTGGTGATGTTCCGCATGTTGGGCCAGGGACCGGCCAACCCGGCAGCCGATGCGCTGTTGCCGCCGGAAGAGGCGCGCTTCAACCCGGTGGATCCGGCCAATTTCGCGCTGCAAATCCCGCTCGACATGCCGTGGTACGAAGAAAACTACGGCCCGGCGCTGGATGAATACCTCAAGATCATCTCGGCCTGA
- a CDS encoding ABC transporter ATP-binding protein: protein MTKAAEIRAAEIGAHQIGKTFGRFTALEDISLTIGRGEFLTLLGPSGSGKTTFLMILSGFEAATSGRLTLNGQDVTQMPAEDRAFGMVFQGYALFPHMTVEENIAFPLKVQRRGAADIKRRVADMVEMVGLGGHGHKRPSGLSGGQQQRVALARALVYAPPVLLLDEPFSALDKNLRGQMQDEMRRLHRETGTTFVFVTHDQSEALALSTRIAIFEKGRLQQVAAPREVYERPANRFVAEFLGDINILPLVDGRFEGQAVRADAGQGAHLAIRPEYMQLHLASPASGNAIAASLQDLTYLGAETRLSLRSPGGVDLALSLPTAQLPAGLAPGVAVWASWPDDRGFFL, encoded by the coding sequence GTGACAAAAGCCGCAGAGATACGGGCAGCAGAAATCGGGGCCCATCAGATCGGCAAGACGTTCGGGCGCTTCACCGCGCTGGAGGACATCAGCCTGACCATCGGGCGCGGCGAGTTTCTGACACTGCTCGGCCCGTCAGGATCCGGCAAGACCACCTTCCTGATGATCCTGTCGGGGTTCGAGGCGGCAACCTCGGGTCGGCTGACGCTGAACGGGCAAGATGTGACGCAGATGCCCGCCGAAGATCGCGCCTTTGGCATGGTGTTTCAGGGCTATGCGCTATTTCCGCATATGACGGTGGAGGAGAATATCGCCTTCCCGCTCAAGGTGCAGCGGCGCGGTGCGGCGGATATCAAGCGCCGCGTCGCCGATATGGTGGAAATGGTGGGGCTGGGCGGCCATGGCCACAAACGCCCCTCCGGCCTGTCGGGTGGGCAACAGCAGCGCGTGGCGCTGGCCCGCGCGCTGGTCTATGCGCCGCCGGTGCTGCTGTTGGACGAGCCGTTTTCCGCATTGGACAAGAACCTGCGCGGCCAGATGCAGGACGAGATGCGCCGCCTGCACCGCGAAACCGGTACCACCTTCGTATTCGTGACGCATGACCAGTCCGAAGCGCTGGCGCTGTCGACCCGCATCGCGATTTTCGAAAAGGGCCGCTTGCAGCAGGTCGCCGCCCCGCGCGAGGTGTACGAACGCCCGGCCAATCGGTTTGTGGCGGAATTTCTGGGTGATATCAACATCCTGCCGCTGGTGGATGGCCGGTTTGAAGGTCAGGCGGTGCGCGCCGATGCCGGGCAAGGGGCGCATCTGGCGATCCGGCCGGAATATATGCAGCTGCATCTGGCCTCGCCTGCAAGTGGCAATGCCATCGCCGCCAGTTTGCAGGATCTGACCTATCTGGGCGCCGAGACGCGGTTGAGCCTGCGCAGCCCCGGCGGTGTCGATCTGGCGCTGAGCCTGCCCACCGCGCAGCTTCCTGCGGGCCTTGCCCCCGGTGTGGCCGTCTGGGCCAGCTGGCCTGATGACCGTGGTTTCTTTCTGTGA
- a CDS encoding LysR substrate-binding domain-containing protein, with amino-acid sequence MSRIPSTQALRALESFARHGTVWQAADELNLTRSAVSHQLRLLERDLDFRLMNRIGTRVELTPQGLAYAADVRRALSALAGSATRHAGRGISGALTVSCPPGFASSWLCTKIGRFNAAFPDVALLLVTPRRLDDVSNPDVDLFITFGLGNQPDMQVELLKEVEFTPLCSPALLNRLDGLGNPRDLSRATLLHLTDFDDWTSWFRLSGLPEAGSRTGLRFSDMNLVYSAALSSQGVAMGDEFICHEAMANGLLIRPFDLAIRSPRSYFMIVPPEKAENPTVAAFRGWLRAELPQS; translated from the coding sequence ATGTCCCGCATCCCTTCAACCCAGGCCCTGCGCGCGCTGGAAAGCTTTGCCCGCCACGGCACGGTCTGGCAGGCGGCGGACGAGCTGAACCTGACCCGCAGCGCCGTCAGCCACCAGTTGCGCTTGCTGGAGCGGGATCTGGATTTCCGGCTGATGAACCGCATCGGCACAAGGGTGGAACTGACGCCGCAGGGGCTTGCCTATGCCGCCGATGTGCGGCGTGCGCTGTCGGCGCTGGCAGGCTCTGCCACGCGCCATGCCGGGCGGGGCATCAGCGGCGCGCTGACCGTCAGCTGCCCGCCCGGATTTGCCTCCAGCTGGCTCTGCACCAAGATCGGGCGCTTCAATGCCGCCTTTCCCGATGTGGCGCTGTTGCTGGTGACGCCCCGGCGTCTGGATGATGTCAGCAACCCGGATGTGGATCTTTTCATTACCTTCGGGCTGGGAAACCAGCCGGATATGCAGGTGGAGCTGCTGAAAGAGGTCGAATTCACGCCGCTGTGCAGCCCCGCGCTGCTGAACCGGCTGGATGGGCTGGGCAATCCCAGAGATCTGTCGCGCGCCACCCTGCTGCACCTGACGGATTTCGACGATTGGACCAGCTGGTTCCGCCTGTCGGGGCTGCCCGAGGCAGGCAGCCGCACCGGGCTGCGATTCTCGGACATGAATCTGGTCTATTCCGCCGCGCTGTCGTCGCAGGGGGTGGCGATGGGTGATGAATTCATCTGCCACGAGGCGATGGCCAATGGTCTGCTGATCCGGCCCTTTGATCTGGCCATCCGCTCTCCCCGGTCATATTTCATGATCGTGCCGCCGGAAAAGGCGGAAAATCCCACGGTTGCTGCCTTTCGCGGCTGGCTCAGGGCGGAACTGCCGCAATCCTGA
- a CDS encoding amidohydrolase, producing MPPLSAAQTTALAAIEARKAELSVWCATIFDHGETAWREYRSAAWYVARLRAEGFTVEEGSGGMPTAFCAEWQNGAGPVIGMYAEYDAVPGNCQAASPRREPRAGLGFQAGGHTDPHSGLGIAQLGGLLATKAAMQRHGIKGGLRFTGEPAEKVRGSKPIHAAKGYYDGLAAMLSFHPFYMLPMCNTVRWDTHCGAAYAMVYRFLCDAPEGWGRSDGAPIPQSHSTVRAPGANDALNLMYLSSKSLRDSMLPHQGGWSISEAILTAGQATADNLPAGLAEIQYMMRVPTLEMAEAVTAVLDRNAEAAAAMTGCRVERHWVCKSRPGLANHAMAQVVWGALQMLGAPQWDEDAKAVAREIQANLGLDPMAEPFIDEMTRLIDPEAAEAILRQDLPPSQRNSTSDDYTDMTWHAPTARFYIARPALKAPAGYTYPTWVMNALGGIPATIDPMVERAAQVLALSALRLLEDDSARAAAWTEFTQRTGGGIGGERWLAPLCDYPPPIHFRWPEYITTPRGRDWWIPASLPGA from the coding sequence TTGCCCCCCCTTTCCGCTGCCCAGACCACTGCCCTTGCGGCGATAGAAGCGCGCAAAGCCGAACTCTCGGTCTGGTGCGCGACGATTTTCGACCATGGCGAAACGGCCTGGCGCGAGTACCGCTCTGCCGCCTGGTATGTGGCGCGGCTGCGGGCCGAAGGTTTCACCGTCGAGGAAGGCTCGGGCGGGATGCCCACGGCCTTTTGCGCCGAATGGCAGAACGGCGCAGGCCCGGTGATCGGCATGTATGCCGAATATGATGCGGTGCCCGGCAATTGTCAGGCGGCCAGCCCTCGGCGCGAACCCCGCGCGGGCCTCGGCTTTCAGGCGGGCGGGCATACCGATCCCCACTCCGGCCTTGGCATCGCCCAGCTTGGCGGATTGCTGGCCACCAAGGCCGCGATGCAGCGGCACGGCATCAAGGGCGGTCTGCGCTTTACCGGCGAACCCGCCGAAAAGGTGCGCGGCTCGAAGCCCATTCACGCCGCCAAGGGCTATTACGACGGGCTCGCGGCAATGCTGTCCTTTCATCCGTTCTACATGCTGCCCATGTGCAACACCGTGCGCTGGGACACGCATTGCGGCGCGGCCTATGCCATGGTGTATCGCTTTCTGTGCGATGCGCCCGAAGGCTGGGGCCGCAGCGACGGCGCACCGATCCCGCAAAGCCATTCGACGGTGCGCGCACCGGGCGCCAATGATGCGCTGAACCTGATGTATCTGAGCAGCAAATCCCTGCGCGACTCCATGCTGCCGCATCAGGGCGGCTGGTCGATCTCCGAGGCGATCCTGACTGCGGGGCAGGCCACGGCAGACAATCTGCCCGCCGGTCTGGCGGAGATCCAGTATATGATGCGGGTGCCGACGCTGGAGATGGCCGAGGCGGTGACAGCGGTGCTGGACCGCAACGCCGAGGCCGCCGCCGCGATGACCGGCTGCCGGGTGGAACGCCATTGGGTGTGCAAATCGCGGCCCGGTCTGGCCAATCACGCGATGGCGCAGGTGGTCTGGGGTGCGCTGCAAATGCTGGGCGCGCCGCAATGGGACGAGGACGCAAAGGCAGTGGCGCGCGAGATTCAGGCCAATCTGGGCCTTGATCCGATGGCAGAGCCGTTCATTGACGAAATGACCCGGCTGATCGACCCCGAGGCGGCCGAGGCGATCCTGCGTCAGGATCTGCCGCCATCACAGCGCAACTCCACCTCGGATGACTATACCGACATGACATGGCACGCGCCGACGGCGCGGTTCTACATCGCCCGGCCCGCGCTGAAGGCCCCGGCGGGATATACCTATCCCACCTGGGTGATGAACGCGCTTGGCGGCATCCCAGCCACGATTGACCCGATGGTGGAACGCGCGGCGCAGGTGCTGGCGCTGTCGGCCCTGCGGCTGCTGGAGGATGACAGCGCGCGCGCGGCGGCATGGACCGAATTTACGCAGCGCACTGGCGGCGGCATCGGCGGTGAGCGCTGGCTTGCGCCGCTGTGCGATTACCCGCCACCCATCCATTTCCGCTGGCCCGAATATATCACAACCCCGCGCGGGCGGGACTGGTGGATCCCCGCCAGCCTGCCCGGCGCCTGA
- a CDS encoding dimethylarginine dimethylaminohydrolase family protein — protein sequence MNIQTRNEPFSLRRRNLKGATPTLQGWGFANETDRLTDVLLGSPAHLRHLSTSSLSRKHLRENPCNVQVAQAQHAELVAAYEHFGVKVHMVEPEPELPMQVYTRDSSVMTPYGAIITAMSQWWRRGENYAAIRNYEKLGIPIYDMVTSGTFEGGDFNVIEEGCVLIGCGGARTQEEGARQVQGWFEAEGWEVRLAFIDEYYVHIDLMVVPIAPKLTAVCLACTEPAIVDWLRAKGHEIIDVPFPDTMALGCNFMSLGGDRVIAPTSSQSLIGQLKARGFEVASVDMSEISKTGGGIHCMAQALRRAP from the coding sequence ATGAACATCCAGACCCGCAACGAACCGTTCAGCCTGCGCCGCCGCAACCTCAAGGGCGCTACGCCCACCTTGCAGGGCTGGGGCTTTGCCAATGAAACCGACCGGCTGACCGATGTGCTGCTGGGCAGCCCCGCGCATCTGCGGCATCTGTCGACCTCCAGCCTGTCGCGCAAACATCTGCGCGAAAATCCCTGCAATGTGCAGGTGGCACAGGCACAGCACGCCGAACTGGTCGCCGCCTATGAGCATTTCGGGGTGAAGGTGCATATGGTGGAGCCGGAACCGGAACTGCCGATGCAGGTCTATACCCGCGATTCCTCGGTGATGACGCCCTACGGCGCGATCATCACCGCGATGAGCCAGTGGTGGCGGCGCGGCGAGAATTACGCCGCCATCCGCAATTACGAAAAGCTGGGCATCCCGATCTATGACATGGTGACGTCAGGCACTTTTGAAGGCGGTGATTTCAACGTGATCGAGGAAGGCTGCGTGCTGATCGGCTGCGGCGGGGCGCGCACGCAGGAAGAAGGTGCCCGGCAGGTGCAAGGCTGGTTCGAGGCCGAGGGCTGGGAGGTGCGGCTGGCCTTCATCGACGAATATTATGTGCATATCGACCTGATGGTGGTGCCGATCGCGCCAAAGCTGACGGCGGTCTGCCTCGCCTGCACCGAACCCGCGATTGTCGACTGGCTGCGCGCCAAGGGGCATGAAATCATCGACGTGCCGTTCCCGGATACGATGGCACTGGGCTGCAACTTCATGTCTCTGGGCGGCGACCGGGTGATTGCCCCCACCTCGTCGCAAAGCCTGATCGGGCAACTGAAGGCGCGCGGCTTCGAGGTGGCATCGGTGGATATGTCTGAAATCTCGAAAACCGGCGGCGGGATTCACTGCATGGCGCAGGCACTGCGCCGCGCGCCGTGA
- a CDS encoding FAD-binding oxidoreductase: MLAELLAALGPAGCLTGDRVAEAARSDASRSGQTLPLALLRPSSVAEVSAALEICHRHGQPVVPQGGMTGLAGGANPRSDDVALSLARFAGVEEIDPDAGTMLLRAGTVLERAQEVAAEAGFLLPIDLGARGSCQIGGNIATNAGGLRVIRHGMTRDNLLGIEAVLADGRVVSSLGRMVKNNTGYDLRHLFCGSEGSLGVITRAVIRLRPLPEARQTALCALSSYRAVLTLLDMARKTLTVSAFEAMWQDYFAFNQQIARLSLFANPPPFAVILEAEGAGLEPLLEQAFEAGVIDDALVAQSQTDARRFWEVREGHAMETALPGLINLDISLPVARLDDFAQACRAGLRARFPDAHVSFYGHVGDSNLHVAVALADNAEDGGHEVDRIAYDLVRGFGGSISAEHGIGTLKRDWLGHSRSPVELAVMRQIKAALDPKGILNPGKLLPA, translated from the coding sequence ATGCTGGCCGAGCTGCTGGCGGCACTGGGGCCGGCAGGCTGCCTGACCGGCGACCGCGTGGCCGAGGCCGCGCGGTCGGATGCCAGCCGCAGCGGGCAGACCCTGCCACTGGCGCTGCTGCGCCCGTCCAGCGTGGCCGAAGTCTCGGCGGCGCTGGAGATCTGTCACCGCCACGGACAGCCGGTGGTGCCGCAAGGCGGCATGACCGGGCTGGCGGGCGGGGCCAATCCGCGCTCTGACGACGTGGCGCTGTCTCTGGCGCGGTTTGCCGGGGTGGAGGAGATCGACCCCGATGCCGGAACCATGCTGCTGCGCGCAGGCACAGTGCTGGAGCGGGCACAGGAGGTAGCGGCCGAGGCGGGCTTTCTGCTGCCGATTGATCTGGGCGCGCGCGGCTCTTGCCAGATCGGCGGCAATATCGCCACCAATGCGGGCGGGTTGCGGGTGATCCGCCATGGCATGACACGCGACAATCTTCTGGGGATCGAGGCGGTGCTGGCGGATGGCCGTGTCGTCTCGTCGTTGGGGCGCATGGTCAAGAACAATACCGGCTATGATCTGCGGCATCTGTTCTGCGGGTCCGAGGGCAGTTTGGGCGTGATCACCCGCGCCGTGATCCGGCTGCGCCCGCTACCCGAGGCGCGGCAGACCGCGCTCTGCGCGCTAAGCTCTTACCGCGCGGTGCTGACCCTGCTCGACATGGCGCGCAAGACCCTGACGGTGTCGGCGTTCGAGGCGATGTGGCAGGATTATTTCGCCTTCAACCAACAGATCGCCCGGCTGTCTCTGTTTGCCAACCCGCCACCCTTTGCCGTGATCCTTGAGGCGGAAGGCGCGGGGCTGGAGCCGCTGCTGGAACAGGCGTTCGAGGCCGGGGTGATTGACGACGCGCTGGTGGCGCAATCGCAGACCGACGCCCGGCGCTTCTGGGAGGTGCGCGAGGGGCACGCGATGGAAACCGCGCTGCCCGGGCTGATCAATCTGGACATCAGCCTGCCGGTGGCGCGTCTGGATGATTTTGCGCAGGCCTGCCGCGCCGGGCTGCGGGCGCGCTTTCCCGATGCGCATGTGTCCTTTTATGGCCATGTGGGCGACAGCAACCTGCATGTCGCGGTGGCGCTGGCCGACAATGCAGAGGATGGCGGGCATGAGGTGGACCGCATCGCCTATGATCTGGTGCGCGGCTTTGGCGGCTCCATTTCCGCCGAACATGGCATCGGCACGCTGAAACGCGATTGGCTTGGCCATTCGCGCAGCCCGGTGGAACTGGCGGTAATGCGGCAGATCAAGGCGGCGCTGGACCCCAAGGGCATCCTCAACCCCGGCAAACTGCTGCCTGCTTGA